The following is a genomic window from Armatimonadota bacterium.
GCAAGCCGACGGTAACGGCATGCGGCTGTGGATGCTCGACGGCGCGTGTCAGGAGCTTGTGGTCGCCGACTGCGAGCCGGAGTTGAAGCCGAACGCCCCGAAGGAGATCAAGTACCTGCTCGCGCGCAACCGGGGCGAGAATCTCAACAGCGCGTTCGCCGGGGTCATCGAGCCGTATCTCCGGCGGCCATTGCTCGACTCAGTCGAACGCCTGTGGGTGACGAAATGCGATGCGCCCGCGGACGTCGTTGCCCTCCGCGTAAAGCTCGGCCGACGCACCGACGAAATCGTGAGTTCCCTCAGCGAGAGACCGTGCGAGTTGGAGAGCGGTCTGCGCGCCAACGCCGAGTTCGCGGCCGTGAGCTTCGACCACGCCGGACTGCTTTTCGCGGTGCTGGTCAACGGGCGTTCGCTCTCACACCAGGGAGTTGAGATCACGTGCGGCGGCCCGATCGACCGGCGCATTGCCGCGATAGACTACGATCGCAACGAGATCGCTCTGGACGGGCCGCTGCCGGCGCACGCGGCCCTCGTCAACAGCGTTGTGATAATCGGCGACGCCAACCGCAGCACGAACTACACCGTTCGCTCCGTGCGCCGCGAGAGCGGTTGGGCGATGCTTGGCTTCGGCGACGTGTCGCCGGTCATCGGCATCGGCGTCGTCGGCGAGATCCGAGCGCGCCAAGGCACGGTGGCGACTCCGACTAGCCTCTGGGGCTACGGCGGCAAGTTCAAGGCGCTCTCCATGCCCGGCATGGCGCTGCTCAACGAAGCGAAGACGGAGGCGTTTCCCATCACCGCGCATGAGGGCGGCACGTTCACCGTCGGGAACCGCCGGCCGCTTGGCGCAGCGATGGCTGATGCCGACGGCGACGGACGGGCCATGTTCCACGTCTGCGACCTTAAGGTCGGCGATGTCGTGCGCATCCCCGCCGTCGTCAGCATCACCCGCACGCGCGTCGGCGAATACGAGGTGCGTTCGACGCTGCCGGCCAGCGTCGCCCTGCCCAACGCGGCAGCCCGCATTCGCCGGTGACCCGCCCGGCCCCGTGCATCATCCGGCCCGCCGGAAGGACATCGGATGAAGGCCTTCGAAAGTCTTGATAAGGGGGGTAGTACACTTCTCGACGGTTACGGCATCAACTCGTGGCCCGCGCGCAGAGAAGTGCGCCGGGCAGCCCGAGGGGTGGGCAGGTGCCGAAGAAGAACGCCAGGTCGCGTAGGAGTGTCACCGCGCCCGGTGGCGCTCCGCGGAAGACGTCGAGTCAGGAACACGGCGCTGCGCGCGCGCCGCAGTTGCGTGCGTGTGATTGCCACGTCTTGAGGATTCCTCTCCCTGCCAGGGAGAGGAGCGAGGAGAGGGTCAAAGGGCATCGCTCCGCCTCTTCACCTCGCAGCGCTCTTCTCCTGCACATCCCCACCAGCCGCCTCGTCGCCATTCCGCCCGCCCTCGCCGACCACCTGACCACGCAATCCCTCTCCCTTTCAGAGCCTGCCCTGAGCCTGTCGAAGGGGAGAGGACGGCCCGGCTATCGCGGGCCGGGTGAGGGTAAGAAGGAGCGGAAACCCGGTTCCACACCGGCGCCCTCCGACGCCGCCGCGCATGCCCTCTCCGAACTCGAATCCCTGCTGTTCCCGCCTTCGCCCGCGCGTCCATCGCAGGCCGAAGCATCCGACGATGTCTGCGCCACCTCCACCGAAACTGCGATTCCGAGTGAGAAGAGGAATCCCGGGCACGCGCAGACCCACGTAGAAGTGCAATCCGTGGAGACCTTGTCGTGACAACGACGGGACCGAGAGTCGGCGCCGGCTACGCGCGCTGGCGTCCACCATCCAAAGTGGCGATGTTCCTGCGACGGTGGTGGTGGGTACTGCCTGTTCTCGCGGCGACTATCGGCTGCAGCGCTATGACCGTTTACACCTGGCGCACCCGGCAGGCGCAGGCCGCCGCAGCGGCCGAGAGTGAGCGAGCTGCGCCCCCGCTGTTCGCGGCTCGAAGGTACGTCCGCGAACGTAAGCCACAGGCAAACGAGGAGGCGGGGGCGTTCATTGCGTCCCTCACCGACGAACAGATACTGGATCTGGCGGCTGGGAGGACGCTCATGGGCAGTGCGCTCACCTTGGAGCAGCGACAGATCTTGCTGCGGCACATCAAGGCGTCGCACACGCTCCCCGATGGTCGGGTGATCGGGGACATCGCGGACATGGAAGTTGACTCGGTGCGTTACTTAATCAGCGACAATCCGCCTGGCCCGACGTTTGTCATACAACGCATCCGGTTAGCCGACGGAAAGCGTGGTACCGGACGATTCACCATACCGGCCGACTGGACGGGGGCATCGCCATGATTCGGAAATCCGACACGCGGCCGGCGCCAGGCACTCCTCCCGAGCGTGCGTATCCCGTCTGCGGGTGGCAAACGCGAGGTTTCACGCTGGCGGAAATCATGGTCGTCCTCGTAATCGTCATCATGCTTGCGGGCATTGTTCTGGTCGTCATGAACCGCGCTCGCGGCAAGGCGCGCCAGTCCGTGTGCGCTTCGAATCTGCACCAGGTCGGTGTCGCCCTGCGGATGTATGCTGAAGACCATGATGGACGCGCATGGCTCTGGGACTCTTGGCAGCCCGAGCCGGGAGCGGTTGTGGACGCCCTGGCGCCATATGTCCGCAACGACAACATATGGTTCTGCCCCTCGGACCGCTGGGCCGGCAAGTGGATTCGAACGGGGGCGCCGTTTGTGCCACACTGGCGAACAAGCTACGTCATCGCTTGGTCAGCTGACAAACTGCTGGAGTGGCCGAACGAGCCGGTGGCGAGGGATGCACTGTTCGCGGGGCGTGGGTCACTCTGGCACTTGGGCGGCTTCAACGAACTGTACGGGGACGGGCGAGTGCAGTGGCGACGAAGCCTGGATCCCAACGCCGTCCCATTGGCGCCTGAGCCGTGGCCGCCGTCATGAGTCGCGCCGGGGCCGAGATGCCGTCCGCGCCCGCTGGCCGCTCGCCGCTGTGACAATCTACGATTCCGGCTTTGGCTCCCGGGCGCTAATCTCGGAATCCGAGGCAGCCGACAACTGGCCACAGGCCCTGTGGTACGCGGGCGACGAGCGGCTAGACAACGACGCGCCGCTTGGGCGCTACGTCCTGTGGGCGGTCGCGTTGGACGAAAGAGGCGTCCTGGCGCGCGCGCAGACGCATATCGAGGTCAAGGAGAAAACATCATCACCATGACGAGGTCGGGACCCAAACTCGGCTCGGGTTACGCGCACCGGCGAGCCCCCTCGAAAGCTGCGGTCTTTGTGCGCCGCTGGTGGTGGGCGGGAGCAGTTCTGATTGTCGTTGGAGGCGCAACCTACGCATCCGTCTGGAAGGTACAGCAGGCGCGGGGCGAGGCCGCCGCGGAAGCCTTAGCCAAGCAATACGGCCCGCAGTTGTACGCCGCGCGTGAATGCGCCCGCACGTACGTGGCCAAGGAGTACCAGGAGATGGTCAACTTCACTGCGTCGTTGACCGATGGGCAAATCGAGGCTCTCGCGCGGGGCAAGGAGCTATCCGTCAACGCGCTGTCGGCCGCACAGCAACGCAACATCGAGATCTACACGCCCCGCGGCCCGACTCTCAGACTGCACGGACTCCGCTATATGGAGAGGCGGGAGTTGGGAGCGGTATTCCAGATCGTACGGATCAGGACAAGCGACGGGAGCCTCGTGGCCAACCACTTGCACGGCCTTCCCCTCCCCTGGATATTGAAAAGGAGTTGACGACGATTACAGGCCACGAGACAGCGATGCGTTCGGTTGAGGCGAGGCGAAAGGCGGCGCGCGCGGCGCTGCCGCCTGACGGGTTCACGGTTATCGAGTTAGCCGTGTGTATCGTAGTTGTGCTGACCCTGGCGGCACTGATCTTGGCGGCGGTGAACCGGGCTCGCGGCAAAGCGAGGCAGTCGGCCTGCGCCTCCAACCTTCACCAGATTGTAACGGCGCTGGCGATGTATGCGGAGGATCATGGGGGAAAGGGCTGGTTCGGGGCGTCGGAGTGGGGATACGAGTTCTATCCGTCCTCCCGGCCGGGCGTCGTCGAAGCCCTTGCGCCCTATATCCCCAGCAAAGGGGTGTGGTTTTGCCCCTCCGATCCCTGGGCGGGCAAGAACCTGGTTAGCGGAACGCCATGGGTGTACCACGCAAGAATGAGTTATGCGGTTACCTTTAACGCTATCTACATATTGGAGGACGTGGAGAACGAGATGGCGTTCGATGCAGTGACGCGCGGCCGACACATGTGGCACTTCGGGGGCTACAACATTGCGTATGGTGACGGCCGCGTGAAATGGCAGAAAGGTGACCCAAACGGGCCGCCGATAGGAGTTGATCCCTGGCCGCCATAGGTGAAGCTGTAACATCGCTCCAGGAGCGATCGGGCCCGACGGCGGGATTCGAAGGCTGTCTGCCGATTCCGGCGCTGATGCGAAGATGCTGCAAGTGACTCGCGGACTACCGCCCTAAGCCGTGCGCGCGTTGCCCGCCTGCGGCATGTGTGCTATGATAGGCGGCGCGCGCCTTGCGGGCGCATGGCGATGTGCCCTCACAGGGGTCGGCGCGCACAGCCCTTACGGGAGGTCCTTCTTTGCGCGCGTCGGAGTTGTTCTTTCCAACCCTGAGAGAGGTGCCGGCCGAAGCCGAGCTGCCGAGCCACCGCTTGCTTCTCCGCGGCGGGTTCATACGCAAGCTGGTCGCCGGCGTGTACACGTACCTGCCCCTCGGCTGGCGCGTTCTGCGCAAGGTCGAGGCCATCGTGCGCGAAGAGATGGACGCGACGGGCGCGCAGGAGCTGCTCCTGCCCGCGCTGCACCCCGAGGAGTTGTGGGCGCAGACCGGCCGCGCGTCACGCGAAGACCTCATGCGCTTCACCGATCGCGGCGAGCGCTCGTTCATCCTCGGGCCGACCCACGAGGAGGTCATCACCGAAACCGTCCGCCAGGAGGTCAGTTCCTACCGCGACCTGCCGGTGGTGCTGTACCAGATTCAGACCAAGTTTCGCGACGAGCCGCGCCCCCGCGGAGGCCTCATCCGCGCGCGCGAATTCATCATGAAGGACGCCTACAGCTTCGATCGCGACGAAGCGGGCATGAACGCGGTGTACGACCGCATGGAGGTGGCCTACGAGCGCATCTTCCGCCGCTGCGGGCTGGAGTTCACGAAGGTCGAGGCGGCGGCGGCCGCGATGGGCGGCACCGAGGCGAAAGAATTCATGATGCTCGCCCCGAGCGGCGAGGACTCCGTGTTCACGTGCCCGGCGTGCGGCTACGCCGCCAGCGGCGACATGGCGGAATACGCGCCGCCGGACGACGCCCCGGTAGGGGCACAGCATGCTGTGCCCTCGCAATCCTCGTCCGACGAGCAGTTGCAGCCGGTCGAGAAAGTCGCCACCCCGGGCATGAAGACCGTGGAGCAGGTCACCGCTTTCCTCGGCGTCGAGAGTTCCCGCCTCATCAAGACCCTGATCTACCGCGCCGATGGCAAGCCCGTGGCCGCTCTCGTGCGCGGCGACCGCGAGCTGAACGAGGAAAAGCTCGCGCACACGCTTGGGACGAGCAAGCTCGAGATCGCCGATGCCGCGCTGGTTCAAGAGGTCACGCGCGCGGCGGTCGGTTTCGCCGGGCCGATGGGCCTGAGGGATGTTCGCATCGTCGCCGACCACGAGCTGCGTGTCGGCGCGAACTACGTCACCGGCGCCAATGAGGACGACGCCCACCTGCTCAACGTCAACCCCGGTCGCGATTTCGAGGTTGGCCAATGGGCGAGCCTGCGGCTCGTGACCGGCGGCGACCCGTGTCCGCACTGCCGCGCGCCGCTCGAGGAGCATCGCGCAATCGAACTGGGTCACATCTTCAAGCTCGGCACCTTCTACAGCGATGCCTTGGGCGGGCATTATCGCGACGAGGACGGCTCGTCTCGCCTCATCATCATGGGCTGCTACGGCATCGGGGTGAGCCGCATCATCGCCGCCGCGGTCGAGCAGGGCCACGACGACAACGGCATCATCTGGCCGCTTGCCATCGCGCCCTACCACTGCGCCGTGACAATCGTCACCATGAAGGAACAGCCGCAGATCGAGTTGGGCGAACGGGTCTATCAGGGGTTGAGCGACGCGGGCGTCGAGGTCGTACTCGACGACCGGCCGGAAAGCCCGGGCGTCAAATTCAAGGACATGGATCTGATCGGGATCCCTCTCCAGGTCGTCGCCGGCAAGCGGGCGGGGGAGGGGTT
Proteins encoded in this region:
- a CDS encoding type II secretion system protein, producing MIRKSDTRPAPGTPPERAYPVCGWQTRGFTLAEIMVVLVIVIMLAGIVLVVMNRARGKARQSVCASNLHQVGVALRMYAEDHDGRAWLWDSWQPEPGAVVDALAPYVRNDNIWFCPSDRWAGKWIRTGAPFVPHWRTSYVIAWSADKLLEWPNEPVARDALFAGRGSLWHLGGFNELYGDGRVQWRRSLDPNAVPLAPEPWPPS
- a CDS encoding prepilin-type N-terminal cleavage/methylation domain-containing protein produces the protein MRSVEARRKAARAALPPDGFTVIELAVCIVVVLTLAALILAAVNRARGKARQSACASNLHQIVTALAMYAEDHGGKGWFGASEWGYEFYPSSRPGVVEALAPYIPSKGVWFCPSDPWAGKNLVSGTPWVYHARMSYAVTFNAIYILEDVENEMAFDAVTRGRHMWHFGGYNIAYGDGRVKWQKGDPNGPPIGVDPWPP
- a CDS encoding proline--tRNA ligase, whose protein sequence is MRASELFFPTLREVPAEAELPSHRLLLRGGFIRKLVAGVYTYLPLGWRVLRKVEAIVREEMDATGAQELLLPALHPEELWAQTGRASREDLMRFTDRGERSFILGPTHEEVITETVRQEVSSYRDLPVVLYQIQTKFRDEPRPRGGLIRAREFIMKDAYSFDRDEAGMNAVYDRMEVAYERIFRRCGLEFTKVEAAAAAMGGTEAKEFMMLAPSGEDSVFTCPACGYAASGDMAEYAPPDDAPVGAQHAVPSQSSSDEQLQPVEKVATPGMKTVEQVTAFLGVESSRLIKTLIYRADGKPVAALVRGDRELNEEKLAHTLGTSKLEIADAALVQEVTRAAVGFAGPMGLRDVRIVADHELRVGANYVTGANEDDAHLLNVNPGRDFEVGQWASLRLVTGGDPCPHCRAPLEEHRAIELGHIFKLGTFYSDALGGHYRDEDGSSRLIIMGCYGIGVSRIIAAAVEQGHDDNGIIWPLAIAPYHCAVTIVTMKEQPQIELGERVYQGLSDAGVEVVLDDRPESPGVKFKDMDLIGIPLQVVAGKRAGEGLAEVRRRGLKGSEFMQANDVVAWVTEQLAGDG
- a CDS encoding heparinase II/III family protein → MVDYYLDITVAGEYVPSIGDINGTTNPQAKLWNAGIFRRAFDVYRDPRHARALIQLGTAPKELYPDASDEELQRIEADAADLGLETRSLGGYGLAVLESGEGDNRRAAAMYYGSQGAWHGHKDRLNIEYIARDRTYMMEMGYPAHWGDKAYEWTMGTASHYVVLVNEEGHHGKPAGKLHALADSPMVKLMDASAERVYPGTASLYRRAVAMIDVGPRDSYLVDIFRVRGGSQHDYSFHGLPDGEMSLDGVALDDPHPGTVAGDDLPFGGQPEDYQGSGYQYLFNARYGKPEGAWRAAWEQADGNGMRLWMLDGACQELVVADCEPELKPNAPKEIKYLLARNRGENLNSAFAGVIEPYLRRPLLDSVERLWVTKCDAPADVVALRVKLGRRTDEIVSSLSERPCELESGLRANAEFAAVSFDHAGLLFAVLVNGRSLSHQGVEITCGGPIDRRIAAIDYDRNEIALDGPLPAHAALVNSVVIIGDANRSTNYTVRSVRRESGWAMLGFGDVSPVIGIGVVGEIRARQGTVATPTSLWGYGGKFKALSMPGMALLNEAKTEAFPITAHEGGTFTVGNRRPLGAAMADADGDGRAMFHVCDLKVGDVVRIPAVVSITRTRVGEYEVRSTLPASVALPNAAARIRR